One Nicotiana tabacum cultivar K326 chromosome 23, ASM71507v2, whole genome shotgun sequence genomic window, CTAATTACTAATCTTTAACTAATTAATAATTCCCATTTCCATTTTCCATTGTTTCCTCTTTTAAACCTTCTTCAAAAACCCCTCCAAAACGCTCTAAGCATTTAAAATCCTCAAAAAATATTCAgccgaaaaatataaaatattgaaAATGCCTGCAAAATCACGAGACCAGCTCATCTCTTCTCTGTaataatcaaaatccaaaattttcaaACCCTACACCTCAACTTTCATCAGATCCACAGTCAGATCCGCTAATTTTCCTATCTTTTCCTTCCGATTTGAATCCGCATTGTGCAATAATCGAATTTGGAATTACGAAAAATTTCAAATTCGTGAAATTTCCTATCTGATCGTTGAATTTTGAGGAGTTTGATTGTTTTTGCAATGCTTTGATTTGTTTTGAGAATCGACATTGTTTGTGTTTATTGGTATATTGTTTCCAATTTTGAGGAATGGCTTCGTCGACTGGTGTTAGCGAGGAGCTCGGGGAAATCGAGGGACAGATTTCGGATATTTTCCGAGCTCTTTCGTAAGCAAAGTTCTTTTCTGCTTATCCAATTTAAGTAAAAATGTAATGTATACTTGTGAGGTGAATgatgttttttgttttgttgttgtagAAATGGATTTCAGAAATTGGAGAAGATTAAGGATTCGAATAGGCAGAGCAGGCAGCTGGAGGAGCTAACAGGAAAGATGAAGGAATGTAAGAGGTACTCATTGCAGATCCTCTTGGTGATTTATCAATGTGTTTAACAATCTGTTTGCATTTACTATAAGTATATTAGGAAAtgatgaatttttattttggataTAGAAGAAATATTTGATAGTTTTGCACCTAAGGGTGCGagctagtggtcaatgaagtgggaggAGAACCGCGAGGTCTTAGATTCAAATTCCCGCTAAGTCAAAAATATACTATGTGATTCCTTCCCACGTGCCTAAGCCATGAGAAGTAGAGTTACCCGATATATGTGTTGCTAAAAGGTATCCGGTATCCGGTGAAATAGTGGAGGTGCGCACAAGCTAGCCCGGATACCACTGTtatcaaaaaaaggaaaaaagagtatagGAATGGGTGAACTTTATTTCGTAATGGTGAAGAGAATTTTGATCTTTTCGCTTTCATGAATAGGATTTCAGACAGAGAACCTGTCAATAAAAGGTGCTTACTTCCCAATGATACTAATAATCACAACTATTAAGCCTTAGCCTTGGTGGGCAGAGTTACCCGGTACCTctgctggtgggaggtagcaggtacccaGTAAAATAGTCAAGAGGCGTGCAAGCTGGTTCGCGCACCAccgtaatttaaaaaaaaaaaactactactAGTACTTGTCCATTCTGAAATTGTTGGGTGGCTGTACGGGTCCTCCATATCCATTCCACTTCAATATTATGAGGATTTGTCATAAATTGACTAGTTTTACTCTACCAGGCAACCTCCGCAACCCGTCCTTTATCAGAGCTGGCTTTGGATTGGTACTGTAAGCTCATATAGGATGCGAAGCTCAAGAGGGTGGAGTTTATTACAGTTCAAACAATACTATACCCAGTGAAATCccatagtggggtctggggaggatagagtgtacacagaccttacccctaccttgtggaggTAGAGAGGCTGCTTAAACGATACATGTTTTGAATTTAAAAGAAACAGACTTTATGTGTCAGAAATTGTCACGTTCCAGTAAATGGCAAAATAgtgtaatttaaatattttataccATAAGACACTAAGTGAAGAGCCATGAGGTTTTTGGCTGATGTAGGAACATCTCCTTGTAAATCTCTTGGATAAAGATGGAAGAGAATTGACTTTTGCATCTTAGTTTTTGCAAATTCTGATAAGCCCTTTTCAGAACTCTGATTAGTGAGATCAATATAAAGTTGTTTCATGTTGACGAACTGTCGCGGACTCGCGGTTGATCATTCAATGAGGTACCAAATCACTACGATTACTTTGTCAGTCTTAGAGGAAATAAACACAGTATTTTGCATAaactccttttattttttataagaTTGCATAAAATTCCTGCTTAACAGCTTAGTATTTTAAGATGTACATGCCAAACTGTATTGCTTGTTCCTGTTTGATGCCACCAGATGGTTAGTGTTATGTTCTCGAGACATCTAAACAGGATGAAGAACCATAAAAATGTTGGATTTGATTTCCtgtaaaaagaaaatattggaTTTGATTTACTTTACATTGTCTTGTTTTTTTTCCTCAAAAAGTTTTGATCCAAATGAAACGGCAAAGCGTTAAAAGTATTTCTAGTGTGTAATTGCCAACTGGAGTCCTTGTAGTCAATTTGGGATTCTGACAAGCATGCAAGGTTGATTTGGAGAATTGTTAGTTGCTTTCTCCCTTTTATTTTCCATGAAATTCTGGTAACCGGACTATATTGATATGCAGCCATGCACTGACAGACAATTAATTTCGTGCAATCATAAACTAATTACTTCGACAGGCTTATCAAGGAGTTTGACAGAGAAGTAAAGGATTTGGAATATAAAAATGATGCTGACACAACCAAGATGCTGAATGAGAAAAAGCAATCAATGGTCTGGTTCATTGGAAAGCTTTTCTATAATATTTATGCCACAACGAATGGATCTGTTTTTTCTGAACTGATGTTGTCTTTTCTATCTTCCTTTTGCAGATCAAAGAGTTGAACTCTTATGTTGCTCTGAAAAAGCAGTAAGTGCTTTTTGGGTAGCTTTACTCATTATCTAAAACATCGTTTTAATAGTCTGCTGATTCTTGAACTGCTTTGTTTTTCCTTAACTTAAGATTCATTGCCAAAATATATGCTTTCTTCAAATATCTTTGCACAGAGCGATTATACATGTTCTGTTCCAGAGCGAGTTTGTTAGCACCTTTACAATTATACGAGTCTTTCCTTACCCACCATCAATGTTGTATTGAGATTTTATATCGTTAGCTTTGTCTTGTTGAAATTGAATGATCCTTTCCACTTTCCCAAAAAGTTCTATTGTATATTTGTAGTTCCTTAAATCCGGGATGCTTCGATTGAAGTTTGACTGTAATGCTGGTGAAAGAAAGTGGCTGCAACACTTCAAACAGTATTTCCATGAATGTGCCTGCAAGATTACAAATaggaaaaaaagaattttctacCCTCGAGACTTGAGGCCCACAAATGAAGCTAGGAATAGCAACAGAGTTAGAATCATTAAATTTAACAATTGATAAACACATAGTAAGTCACTtgtatatttgcatgaggttgtTGACTTGGACATAGTACAAGGTATCCACCTTATTTATGAGTTAATCAAATTCAATATACTCCTTAGATATGTGACACTAGTTCAGGAAATCAACAATAAACTCTGTTTCAGGACTTGGATTATACATGTTAATAGTTGGTCTTCACTCAAGGATGGTTAAAGATTAGGACACTGTTTTCCCGTTGGTGAACATGCAGAAGTAGCACTTCCGTTTTTTATGAAGTAAACTAGAACTTAAGTTTGTATCGGACGAACAAGAAACCCCCAACTTTTTGGTTTTATTGTATATGTTATTTCTCTTTGGTTTCTGAATCATAGACTTAATTTTTGTGTCTGTGGTTCTCTAGATACGCAAGCAATATTGAGAACAAGCGAGTAGATCTTTTTGAGGGTCCTGGTGAAGGGTTTGCTGAAGAGAATGGCTTGCTAGCTTCAAGTAAGCATATCTTTAACTTTTGTACTTTTAATTTTAGACATCCTTCATTATCTTAGCGTTCTGGCCTTTTATGCTGCAATTTGAGTTTTGACATAAAATATGCTTTCTTTTGGACTGAAGTATGCTGTATTTCTTCTTGGCTCTCATCTGGTGATTAGTAGttctgtcttttttttttattgttctcACTTGTTTCTCAGCTGAAGAGCTGGTTTCAAGGTATCCCTTCTGTTCTTTTGTTGGGTGAGTGGGGCAGTTGAAGCTGCCGTTGAAAGAATACTGCTTCTTACTGATAGGATCTGATTGAGATTGATACACAAATTTGAAGGCTACCTTGCATGATTCTAAATTATAATAGGTGTCTTTCCACAATTACTAGTTGAAAATGTCTCATAACTGTATCTATGGCTATTAGAAAGGAAAATTTTCCATGTTCATTATAGGTGCTTATGGTTGGTATCAGAATTGAGGTTACACTAGGCAAATCTTGTCACCTTCGAGAGTACAAAATGAAAGTTATTGATGCCTCACCTTCATCAACATTAAACCAATGTGCACTTTAACCTTTCATTTTATGAATTGTGAAAAGTCAATTTGTCTTGAAATTGACTGTAATTTATTGAAAGAGGCCTCCTCTATATGTGTGATATTTGTCTTGGAAGCGCAACTAAATGCCAAAGCTAATGGAATGAAAAATATGGTCAAGAGGGGTGTGATCCAGAGTGACAGTTTTTTGTCTGGTTCAGATATCTGGAACTGTTTAACCTGAATCTGAAAGTAGAGACTAGGTTGCCTTGTGTAGGTCATCATGATTCAATCTGACATATTGTGTTTCCCTAGTCTCTACTTTCAGATATCTACACAAGGCAACCTAGTCTCTACacacgcgcgcacacacacacatatatatatatatatgtgtgtgtgtgtgtgtgtgtgtgtgtatgtatatgtatatatagaaTGGAGTAAGTTCTGATTCAATTCTCTTGAATCTTTTGCCACAAGTAATTCAAGCTAATCATCCTATATAACGAGAGTTCATTTGTCCCCTTTCAAATGAATGAATCTCTTTTGCTGCATATTGTCATTGACTTTTGCAAGACATGGCTGTTTTGGCAACTTGCAAAGGAACTTTGACCTCATTGATTTTTACTCCTTGCCTATAggttttttaatattttaaaatcaattgTCCCTACAGCTTTCTGATTGCTGATGTAACATTGCAGATATGAGCAATCAACAACTGATGGATCAAGGAAATAGGATGATGGATGAGACAGATCAGGTCATTGAGAGATCAAAAAAGGTTGGTATTTCATGAATGAATGTTTTTTGTATTGCCAAGTTGAATCTCAAAATTCGCCAGTTAGTTAatgatgatttgagttgctcTTCATGCCGTTTCCTGACTAACAAATTATATGATAAAGGAATGACACTCTGTTATGGTCGTTGTTTAACATTCTTCAGTACCTTTAAGATGAGAAACATTTTGCTTCTTTACATTTTATTTCCATCTTTCAGTTTTGGAGATTGTTGTTTCTTTTGAGATATTTAATTTTATGGAAGTCCTCCGATCAGGATTTAGTGGGATCTAGCTTGTTTTGTAGTCGGTAAAGTGCAAATCCCTATATTTTGGGATCAAAGTTGTCAAAAGTAGGACAATCTAGATTCATTTCACTCCAAATGGGGAGCTTATTGTCGAACCTAACTGGATTTGGTTTGATACCGAAAAGAGGGCATCGCTATctaagggtggcatgtgggctgggcccggtcctaagtgggcttcaTGGGCctggtcctaagtgggccggtcctaagcggtcccgggcttcgcaggcttcttgttggaaccggcccaggaccgggaccacgaactaacggtcccgggtTAAGTGAGCCGGTCC contains:
- the LOC107764398 gene encoding putative plant SNARE 11, with protein sequence MASSTGVSEELGEIEGQISDIFRALSNGFQKLEKIKDSNRQSRQLEELTGKMKECKRLIKEFDREVKDLEYKNDADTTKMLNEKKQSMIKELNSYVALKKQYASNIENKRVDLFEGPGEGFAEENGLLASNMSNQQLMDQGNRMMDETDQVIERSKKVVHETVNVGTETAAALKAQTEQMSRIVNELDSIHFSIKKATQLVKELGRQVATDRCIMGLLFLIVVGVITIIIVKIVNPHNKDIRDIPGLAPPAPSRRLLAYPY